A stretch of the Nitrospirota bacterium genome encodes the following:
- the hypD gene encoding hydrogenase formation protein HypD: MGTGGGDARTGELSRAIAGLARRTGPVRLMEVCGTHTVAIFRHGIRSLLPEGITLLSGPGCPVCVTALKDVDTAVAASLAPGVVLATFGDMMRVPGSRSSLYEARAEGADVRVVYSPMEALRMAEENPRLTVVFFATGFETTSPLVAATLGEAEKRGVENFLVHPVHKLVPPALRALLEAGEAAVDGFILPGHVSAVIGSRPYGFIPGDYGVPAVVTGFEAADILEGILMLLADMLSEGPLRVGVQYTRAVREEGNPRAVAFIEECFEPEDAHWRGIGTIPRSGLGLREALRHRDARTVLSLSVPDAPEPRGCACGEVLRGLKVPSDCPLFGKACTPRRPVGPCMVSSEGSCAAYYRYGGLVARG, translated from the coding sequence ATGGGAACAGGCGGCGGGGACGCGAGGACAGGGGAGCTTTCCCGGGCCATCGCCGGGCTTGCCCGGAGGACCGGGCCCGTCAGACTCATGGAGGTCTGCGGCACGCACACGGTGGCCATATTCCGCCATGGCATAAGGAGCCTCCTGCCCGAGGGCATCACGCTTTTGAGCGGGCCGGGCTGTCCGGTCTGCGTGACCGCCCTGAAGGACGTGGATACGGCGGTGGCCGCCTCCCTTGCGCCAGGGGTGGTGCTGGCCACCTTCGGCGACATGATGCGGGTCCCGGGAAGCCGCTCCTCGCTCTATGAGGCCCGGGCCGAGGGGGCGGACGTCCGGGTGGTCTACTCCCCCATGGAAGCTCTCCGGATGGCGGAGGAGAACCCGCGCCTCACGGTAGTCTTCTTCGCCACGGGGTTTGAGACCACTTCCCCCCTCGTGGCTGCCACCCTCGGGGAGGCCGAGAAAAGGGGAGTGGAGAATTTTCTTGTCCACCCCGTGCACAAGCTCGTCCCTCCCGCCCTCCGTGCTCTCCTTGAGGCCGGGGAGGCGGCCGTGGACGGCTTCATCCTCCCGGGCCACGTGAGCGCGGTCATCGGCTCCCGTCCCTACGGCTTCATCCCCGGGGACTACGGGGTGCCCGCCGTGGTCACGGGCTTCGAGGCCGCGGACATCCTCGAGGGCATCCTCATGCTCCTTGCCGACATGCTCTCGGAAGGTCCTCTGCGGGTTGGCGTTCAGTACACCCGTGCCGTGCGCGAGGAGGGCAACCCCCGGGCCGTGGCTTTCATCGAGGAGTGCTTCGAGCCCGAGGACGCCCACTGGCGGGGCATCGGCACCATCCCCCGAAGCGGTCTCGGCTTGAGGGAAGCCCTGAGGCACAGGGACGCGCGGACGGTCCTTTCCCTCTCGGTGCCGGATGCCCCGGAGCCCCGGGGCTGCGCATGCGGCGAGGTCCTGAGGGGCCTGAAAGTCCCTTCCGACTGTCCCCTCTTCGGCAAGGCGTGCACCCCCCGGCGCCCCGTGGGGCCCTGC